The segment CGTTAACAGCTAGAAGAtacaatttttaggttttttagcACTTTAAGATGAtataaataaggaaataaaagggaaaaagagGCAGTCACCTAGGAAAAGCATGAAATTACCTTGAAAACACAATTGAAGCTAAATTCCAAGCAATATTCCACCAAGATTCAAGAGTCCAAGTTGATTTTCATAGGAGTTATCATGGATTTCGTTTATTCTAgtgattatattatattttttatgttcACTCTTGCCATTATAAATTAATTCTCttaatacctagggaagatgaacccTAAGCGATGGATTtattgtttgatttttatttttatgcaatAAAATCTTAGTCTCTTTGTTTTCAATTAtgaatgttttattattcttgGATTAACAAATCTAGAGTGTTAATTCATGTTTGATGTGCATAAGTCTGAGGTTGAATATAACCTTCTTGTGATTAGATCTTGCATAATTGAATGGAGTTGCATGAAATCCTAGAAAGAGGACGATATAAATCTggtagattagagtcaaatctattAGTGGGATCCATACAGCAAATTAATgcaataataggggttttaattgaaaataaatttcaattaatcaacctagagttagttgttcttaTACTTGAAAGAGATATTAGTATAAGTTGGGGATTTCTATAGATGAAAGAGCTAAGaaaataaattgcataaattagATTGAGAATTATAGATGATATCTAGGTGGATTCTTACCTAGGTATTGCTTTGTTACTTGGTTAATACTTGATTGTTTTTGTGTTTCATTCTTTCGTGCATCCATTAGTTGATTTAGCtagtttgatttaattttaattaattttttgaattattagGTTAAATAGCAGAAATGTGATAATTACTAGTAATTGTAATTCTGGAGAAAATTATATTTGTGATCACCATAGCTATATTATTAATTGATAGGAGCAATTGTTTTAGTCaatgttagagttgtgtgacctgaATCCTATCACttgttaaagaaaaaaaaagtggcaAAATAAGGGGATTTGTGGGGGTGAAAGTCCGCCACAAATCCCAATTAAGTACAATACTGGACTGGGTTGGCCTCCGTGGTATGGACCATGACGCACAAATAGAATccgtatagaactacacttcttctatttgacattgattagaataaggtttttcaaccttCAAATAAATGTAGTTGAAATTGATCTTGTATTATTCGTTTTTCAACATTAGAGAATTttttctcctctgcctgtggtttttttcccaaaaggattttcacgtaaaatttatgtgttcttatttttcttattttgcgATCATTCTATTGTTATTATCAATGTCTATTATAGCAGTcaatttattagttaatttggtgaaaataattaattatattcaataacttaatttaataattatagtttaattttaaatgtaataataaaattaaaattaaatttaaaataacaaaaatttgtACTAATGGGTACGGGTTAAAACAAATTAGTATTGATTAAAATGAACTAAAACACACTACAACAAAATCTTAACTGAAACGAAACTTAGATTGCTAAATATCGATTGAGGACTATGTACTAAAACACAAGCTTTTTTATCGTTCATTCTCATTGATTTCACACCACACCCTTTCGATACATTTTTCGCCGTCGCACTTATCAAATTCAAATGCTCCTCTCAAAGCAACCGAACGAATTACTATTAATTACTGCACAAAGTTTTTAGTTataactaataataaatttatgtcTTGGGATAACAAAATATAAGTATTATACAGTGACGTTTAaactttttaacaaataataattaatttattatttttaaaagatttaaattcaaatataaaaatgcttttaagaaatatttttaaagtgatttaacttaaattattttatacGTATGTATAATactttcaaaagaaataaatattttaaaatttaaaattaaataaaatccaattttaaatttaaataatttaaaatcttgAATTCCAAATATTTTAATTCTTGAAAATAATTTCATAATTATAAATTTCATTTCCTTAAAGGGTTTTATTGACACGTCCCTACACAATTTGCTTGAAAAACTCTTTCTTAAAATATCCATATTCAAAGAAGTcggaaagaaaataattttttattatgcaTTAATGATTTGAATATTTCACACGTTAAAGcagatgtttatatatatatatatatatatatatatataaatctatgtagatatatttaaaaaattcaaagtcAATAATTAATAGTCATTAGTCACTACTTGCATTTTAGCAGTCCCGAAAACCAGATCTATACAATTTTATTAGATATTCATTTGTGGAGTGTTTAGATAGGGCGACAAATGTCTGCAGGAAAAGTAATTAAAAGAACAAACAAAAAACGCCTGCAGgaaattttatttgaaaaacgtCTGCAGGCCCCATTTATATGTATGTAACTGAAAGAACCTCTACAATTGGAGAAAAAATAGGGACCAAAAGCAAGATTAAGAAGAAGAATCGAGAGAGAAAACAGGATCGCTCTGCAATGGAACAACTGTTAGTATTTCCTCTTCAATTGTTActtaattttgtttatttatatatatgatcAAAACTGGATTTACTCTTTGTCAACGAGTACCAATTCTTATGAATGAGTGCATCAACTAACTAAACTAAGTTCAAGATTCAGTTGCCTATCTCATATTCAAGATTCAGTTGCCTATCTCTTTGTTATGATTAAACTATATAACGCTGATGCACTTCGTTTTTACTGAGATCATACTGTTCTCTTTAAATTCATTTTCAGATAGatctttatttttcctaacaGGAACTCTGAACCTCAAGATCACATCAGTTGTTTTCCGGATGAGATTCTTTTCCGAATCATTACCTTCCTCCCTTTTGAATCAGCTGTACACACCACTTTCCTTTCGAAACAATGGAAAGACCTTTGGAAAAAGAATTTGATACTTAATACAACCATGGAAGATATTGTTGTTACTATACTCAATCTTGTTTATGATTTTTCTGAACTTCATCCATCAAAAAACAAGTGGGGATTACAATTTAACCTTGACCAAGATAGGCTTCTCTTTGTTTCCATTACACCTAATAGAACACTTCATCTTGATTTCTCCCCTGCTGAACAAGAATTTCCAGCTTCATTTGATTGGCTTTTGCCATTGAGACTTCCATCAGCTTATAAGCCTGATGAGATGAAAATGAAGTTAAATCCCCCATTGTCTTTATATgcacaaatcaaaataaaaacccTTTATCTAATTTCAGTAAGCCATCTCTCTAGCAAAGCAGTTACTTGTCTGGTGTCAAATCTCCCATTTCTTGAGAGTTTGATCATTGAAAAGTGTAATGGAGTACAATCGTTAGTTGTACAAGATGCTGGTGTTCTTCAGAAGTTAATAGTCTTGGACTGCCCCCAATTACAAACTCTTAGTTTTCAGGGTCCTCATTTAGGGTGCTTCCGATATAGAGGCAACTTAGTCTCCTTTCGGTTGAAAGGATGCTGCGGATGCTCTGACATTGACATATATTCTCAGTATACATGCGAATGTGGAATATACCTGGAAGATGTCATGCTTGATCTCAGACAAGGTCTTCTAACACAATGGACATGGGACTTTGAAACCAACACCGATCATCCTTATTTTCCTTCCCAAGGAAGCTACCATTGCGGATGCACCACCAAGGATAAATGCTTCAAATCAATTTTAAGAACCATAGATTGGGTTACTTCTCTAACAATATGCAGATGGTTTTTTGAGGTAAACAAACATTCATTTTTGTGGTTGTAGTACTACTAATCTTTGatcagttttttttcttttctttctttagaaaaCAATTTGCAAGAACTTAATTTCTTCAAGTAAAGGCCCTGAATCTTATTTTAGCCAACTGAAGGATTTGTGGTGGGTTGATTGTTCAATGACGAGACACAATATCGATGTCTTACTCTGCTTTCTAAAGCTTTGTCCTAACGTGGAAAGACTCTATGTCACTGTATGTCTTCCCATTCCCTTTATCTACTTTGATCTTTATAATACTAAGTAGTTATGTTATTGAGACCCAGATATGTGTCTGATACGATGTCGAatacaaatacttttgaaaaataaagaaCTGAATAATATAGGTAAGTTTGAattaattttggttttgtttgCTCAGAAACTAAATATGCTTCAGTGGTTGATGAAAACTTGCAGATGGACCCTAAATGTTATAATTTAACTAGCAGTATCCCTGAAAATTTCTTAGCCATAGTTGGTGCTCCTGAAAATCTCAATGGTCTCAAGGTTGTGAAACTAGAGGGATTTTTCGGGGAGCAAATGGAGACTTTCGTGGCAAGGCGATTGGTACCATTATTCGAAGAGAATAATCCAGTAATCATATCAAAATCATATGGGAAAAGTTTGAAGCATCTGGTGAAAGTAGACAAGTTGGAGAACAAAGCAACGTATTCTTACAAGTTCAAAATGGTTGAAAATGTTGATGAAAAAATTCTAGATCATATTCATATGAACCTTTAATTTAATCTGAGTAAATAAGGTTTCACTTACATATTATTTAAGTTTCTCCAGGAAACTGTCATGATATCTGGACATAGTTACCCCGCAGGTTTGAACAGTTGATTCAAAATTCCAATCATGTACGAATCGTCCTACCTCATCGTTGCATGAACTATTTGggttgagtccaaggttcattttTCTTTAGATTACTAGTTGATATGTTAATCAGTGTCCTTGTAATTTGAAATCAAAATCTTTATATTTGGCAAGCTAAGACGTAATTTCTTTTATGACCTCATGTTGGTTTAGCAAAGAACTAATTGAAGTATAAAACAAAATatgaatgaaggaatgatttAATTGATTAATGAAGCAGCCCTTACATACAAGTCCCAAGTAACAACCTCaacaaaaataaattcaaattgctACTAACAAGCTAACAACTCCTACTCCTACTAACAAGCTAACAAATCCCCCTAAGACTTagtcttatttttaaaaaatagttgCAGCCTTAAAACACTAACATTCTCCTCCTGACTCAAGTGTTGCAAACACCAAGTCTGTTCCTAAGAAACTCAAATCGACTAACATGGAAAGACTTAGTAAAAATATCTGCCACCTGGTCTTCTAATATGCAATAAACCAACTTTACTTGACCTGTCTTCTGCACTTCCCTTAGCATATAATACTTTACTTTAAAATGTTTTGTTCTCCCATGAAATACAGGATTAAGTGAAATAGCTAGAGTAGCTTCATTATCCATAAACACTTCTATACTCCCCTATTGCTTCATATATAGATCATCCATTAGCTTTTTTAGCCACAAGGCTTGGTTTACAACAGTTGTAGCTGCAATGAATTCAGCTTCCGCAGTTGATTGAGCCACCATCTCTTACTTTATTGAGCACCAAGAGAAACAACTTGAGCCAAACGTGAAGCAATAGCCTAACGTGCTTCTCATATCATCTAGTGATCCGGTGCAATCACTATCAAAATAACCCTGTAGCTTGAACTTCTCAAATCTGCTAAAATTGATTCCATATGAAAGCGTCcctttcaaatattttaatacCCTCTTTACAACAATCATATGAATTTCACTTGCATAATGGAGAAATCTAGACAAAACACTTACAGTGTACATGATGTCTAGCCTAATGGATATGAGGTACATAAGACACCCAACAAGACTCCTATAAACCTTTTCATCTGCAAGATTTGCCCTATCCATCTTTTgaagtttttctttctaattcaTTAGAGTGTTCATATTCTTGCACTTTTCCATATGGAACCTCTTCAGAATCTCCTTCATGTACTTCTTAAATCAACCAGTTCATTAAGATTAAGAGAGAActcttatttttgttcttttgcaTCACTTGTCCAATCCCATTGCTCATCTTATAGGAACTGAACATCTCTACTCACAATTATCTTTCCTGTCTAAGGTTGATAGATTCTATAGGATTTTGACACCAAACTATAACCAACAAATATTCCATGCTCAGATTTTTCTCCCAACTTGTCCCTTTTAACCTATGGAACATGATAGAAACATAAACAACCAAATAACTTCAAATTCTTCAGAGTTGGCTTCATTTCAAACCAAGCTTCATATGGTGTTTTTTTGTCTAATACCCTTGTAGGCAATCTATTTAGCAAAAATATAGTTGTATTAGCTGCCTCTGCCCAAAACTCCTTATATAGGAACTTCTCATGCAACATTCACCTAGTCATTTCCATAATAGTCCTGTTTTTCCTCCCAGTAACTTCGTTCTGTTGTGGATAGTAAGAAGCAGTGAGCAGTGAGCTGGTGCTCTATCTCAACCTCCTCACAAAAAGTATTGAACCTTTGTGAGGTATATTATGTCCCATTATTAGATCTGACAACCTGAATCTTACAAGCACTTTGATTCTCAGcccatcttttatttttaaaaaatacatcAGCAACATCATATTTTTGCTTGATAAAATAAACCAACACATTCTGGTAAAATAATcaataaatataatgaaatacCTACTACCATTCAATGAAGGAGTTGCTTGTGGACCACACAAATCAGTGTGAATCAACTACAACCTCTCTTTAGCTCTCCAAGTTGAGTTTTAAAAGGCAACCTTGTTTGTTTGCTAGTCAAGCAAGCTTTACATCTTGAAGTTAACTCCAAAATTGGTAGCCCAAATGCCATTTCATTTTTCTGCATGAACTGCAAACCTTTGTGATGAAAGTGTCTTAACCTCTTATGCCACAATTCAGAGTCACTGACCTGAAACTTGAATGCCACTTGCTCTTCCTCCAGTAAATTCAATGAAGAACTCTTCTTTTGCATCTTAATCCTAAAAAATACATTACTACAAGAGTCAAGGATTAGACACACTTTTCTACTAATTGCCCCACACTTAACAAGTTTTGGTCAATCTCAGGTACGAACAAAACATTTGAAATCAATTTAGTTCCAGCAAAGCTCTCTATTGCCACTGTGCCTTTTCCTTGCACTTCTAAGTATTCTCCATTTCCTATCATTACTCTTGATTTCAACAACCTGTCAAGATATTTAAACAACTTCTTATCACAAATCATGTGATTGGTGCAACCACTATCAACTAACCAATTTTCACATGGAGTACTTGATGAGAAGCAAGAGACAACAAATAGTTTTTCCTCTTTTTCTTTAACTGTAGCATGTGCTCCACTTTGCTGCTGATTTTTTTATTCCTTATAGAACCTCTCAATGTGCCCTATCAAGTTACACTTTCTGCACTTTACATCTGGCCTTCTCCAACACCTGAAATAGGGATGATTCTATTTTCCACAAAACTTACATGAAGAATACTTGTGAAAATTTCCAATACCATTACCTTTTGCAGCAATTTCTAAACCACTATCCCCACCACTGCTCTTCCCATTCCACTTTTGGTCATTTCTTCTTTCACTTTGTTGCATCTTAGCCTTCAAAGCTCCTTCTATGCTTTCTTCCTGCCTTATTAGTCTCCTATGCTCTTATGCCTGTAAACCACTGATCAACTCTACTACTCTCAATTGAGTTAAGTCCTTAGTGTTGTCAAAAGAGGCAATAGTTGCTTCATATTTCTTAGGCATAGAGACAAGTATCTTATGCACCAATCTAGAATCAGAGAAATCAGTCCCAAGAACTCTTACCTTGTCAAAAATATCTATCATCTTGTCTAAGTATTCTTTGATTGACTCAGACTCCTTCATTTGTAGCCTCTCGAATTCTCTGATCGAGATCAACACCTTCATGCTCTTGATCTTCTCATCTCCTTGATGCTTAGCTTTGAGGTAGTCCTATATCTCCTTCGCTAATCCAAAAGCCATAATTCTACTGAATATGGCTGGTGAAACTGAAGCATAAAGACAAGACTTTGCCTTAGCCTTCCTGGTCGTTCTCTCATCGTGCATTTTGATCTAGTTCATAGTTGGATTGTCGGGAAGTGGAGTCACATCATATTCTTCGTCAGCAGCTTCCCAATAATCATAACCCTCGATGTATGCTTGTATTCTCACGGCCCATGCTTGATAattctctccatcaaacacatgTGGGGCTGATTTCATTTTCCTCAAAAACCTCACAAGTGTATCTCTCAAATTTTCTTTCAGAACTTTCATAAAACTTTTTTCAAAAGTCCCTTAAGAAAAATGGCTCCCAATACCACTATTGGTTTAATAAAGAACTAATTGAAGTATATGAATGAAGGGATGATTTAATTGATTAACAAAGCAACCCTTATATAAAAGTCCCAAGAAACAACCtcaaaaaaataaattcaaattgttACTAACAAGCTAACAACTCCTACTACTACTAACAAGCTAACAAATCCCCTAAGACTTagtcttatttttttaaaaaatagcctTGAAACGCTAACACCTCAATTATATATAAACTAGATCtcataaaattttgttaagaaatggCTTTCATGCAGCCTGTTGTATCGTTGCATGCATGTTGCAGTAGGACAACATGCTGTTAATGTTTGTATTTTGTATTTTGCTACTTAGTTACATTTGAACTAAGTTGACaatgtatttattttgattaGGTGCTAATTGACTTGATTAAATCAGCTTTTCTAAGTGTACAGTTAAGTTTTATTAGTTTCAAGACAATTTAATGGTGTTAGGTATGTTTAGGTGACAATTTTGCTTTCAGTCAAGCTGTTTACTAGTTTAAATGGTTGTAAAACTTCAGCTATCAATATGATGAATCTTTCAACATTCCCTTCTCTTGATTTTTTATCCTTGCTAAGCATTTTTCTCAAGTTCACAACCTGATCTTTTGTTATTTTTTGCTACAAGTTATTAAAGCTTGTTACTCAAGACTTAGCTTTGTTTTCGATTCTATTTCTTAACACCAACAATTGGCATCTAGAGTCAACTTCTGAGATGACCTTTTCTCTTTCCTGTTCTCAAAAACAACATGTCCTCATCCAGTTTCTTTCCAACTCTACCACCTGTATTTAATGGTGAAAGCTACCACATTTGGGTAGTAAAAATGAAGACCTACTTGCAAGCATTTGATTTATGAGAGGCTTTAAATTCTGATCTTGAACTACCACCCTTGAGAGTTAACCTCACGGTAGCGCAAATCAGGCAACACTCTAATGATAGAGCCAAGAGATACAAGGCAATGTCTTGCCTCCAAAACAGTGTATCAGACTTAGTTTTCACAAGGATTATGGCCTGTGATACTCCAAAGCAGGCTTGGGACAAGCTTAAAGAAGAGTTTCAAGGCACTGAAAAACCAAGTTAGCAACAACTCATCAATTTAAGGAGGGACATTGAAAACTTGATGATGAAGGAGACAGACAATTAAGCAATATTCAGACAGGATTATGGCTGTTGTAAACAATATAAGACTGTTTGGGGACCAATTCAATGAAAGCAAAATAATGGAAAAGGTTATTGCAACCTTACTTAAGAGATATGAAGCCAAAATTTCTTCCCTAAAAGACTCAAGAAATTTGTCAACAATCTCTTTGACTGAGCTAATCAATGTTCTTTATGCTCAGGAAGAAAGAAGAGCTAGCGGATAGGAGGAGCATCATGAAGGTGCATTTCAAGCCAAGAGCAAACCAACCTTGAGCTCCTCTAGTTACAAAGGGAAGAAAACTTGGTCAGACAAGTCTAAAAGAGATAGAAGAAGGAGAAAATATCCACCATGCTCTCATTGTAAAAGGATTAGTCATCTAGAAGCATATTGCTGGTACAGACCT is part of the Gossypium arboreum isolate Shixiya-1 chromosome 5, ASM2569848v2, whole genome shotgun sequence genome and harbors:
- the LOC108452576 gene encoding F-box protein At2g39490-like encodes the protein MYVTERTSTIGEKIGTKSKIKKKNRERKQDRSAMEQLNSEPQDHISCFPDEILFRIITFLPFESAVHTTFLSKQWKDLWKKNLILNTTMEDIVVTILNLVYDFSELHPSKNKWGLQFNLDQDRLLFVSITPNRTLHLDFSPAEQEFPASFDWLLPLRLPSAYKPDEMKMKLNPPLSLYAQIKIKTLYLISVSHLSSKAVTCLVSNLPFLESLIIEKCNGVQSLVVQDAGVLQKLIVLDCPQLQTLSFQGPHLGCFRYRGNLVSFRLKGCCGCSDIDIYSQYTCECGIYLEDVMLDLRQGLLTQWTWDFETNTDHPYFPSQGSYHCGCTTKDKCFKSILRTIDWVTSLTICRWFFEKTICKNLISSSKGPESYFSQLKDLWWVDCSMTRHNIDVLLCFLKLCPNVERLYVTMDPKCYNLTSSIPENFLAIVGAPENLNGLKVVKLEGFFGEQMETFVARRLVPLFEENNPVIISKSYGKSLKHLVKVDKLENKATYSYKFKMVENVDEKILDHIHMNL